In Sebastes fasciatus isolate fSebFas1 chromosome 8, fSebFas1.pri, whole genome shotgun sequence, the DNA window aataaaaacaatgaaatacatacaaaaaacagtacagaagaaaagaaaatatatcttaacatatcaaaagataattagacatcattaattaaatgtgatgataatttccttttaacatgttctaaatatgtaaatatgttctaaatatgtaaatatgttctaaatatgtaaatatgtatatgtaaTGTACTAAATCAAGTACACACATTGAAATAAGTTCAAGCGTAAAATCACTCTCTACAATTTAATCTTTTCCTGTCAATATTTAGTTAGGGTAATGTTGGCAGCAGAACACAGCCAGCCCATAGTGCCATGATGACAGACCCTAGCACCCACTGAACATGCAAGGCTATACTAGTTTGGTAAATGTAAATGCCATCTATAAACATGTAcatcaaaaatcacaaattgttCTGCCTCAAGTTGAGCAAGATCACaatcaaattttatttttacttttatttgatAGGGACGATGCAATTTAACATAGTTCCAAGACAGGACATGAAACTGATGTGCTGCACAGAGAGTTTATAGCTAATTTTCAACTCTTTTGACCTAGTTGGGCTTTTACATGTACAGTGTAATTAAAATACACAGCTTTCTCTAatggaaatacaataaaatacaaatcatacAATACAATCTTACATAGCCTACCACAATACACTAACACAAACACCAATGCACCTTGGTAATTTACAGTACAATTTGCTAAAAATGGATTCAGCTCTGGTTTGCTTTTAGCCAGCACTTAACCTTTGTTGTAAAGGACTTTATATCTGGAATTAATTAGATTTCAGTTGGTAATGTGTTCTACAGTTGGCAGCCCTTTATGGAGAAAGCTTGATTGTCCAAATGTAGTTCTACGATGTGGTGTTTTACAGTTGCCATTCACCATGCTCCGAGTTACTCTATTACTGTCTTGTCTTTGGATATATCTGGAAAAAGGCTCTGGGGCTAAATtgttaacacatttaaaatctaatttaagaAAACACAAATGAGTAACACTCTCAAAACTAAGTAGATTGTGTCTACGTGTGACAATGATTCTGCCAGACAGGCTTTTTGTTCATTATTTTCACTGCCTGATGGTATAAGGATGTAAGATGTTTCATTGGATATGGTGAAGCTTGAGCCCACACTGTCatacaatatgaaaataaagagaaaataaatacaaaaatgacataaattatatacacacataaaaacaagcACCTTGGAAATGTTCTTGTCTCCTACTCTAAATAGTAATCGTCAATAAACTTGTTTGGAATATTCCTTTGTCGCTTTAATGCAGTTTTTGTCAGGAAATAACTAGCTGTTGGATACAGCCATGTTTAACCTAAAATCACCTGTCCCACTTTAATAACACTCACATGAACTTTGTTCAATCAATTATGGCTCTTCTAAGAACAAGtggctaatttttttttttttttggtgcatcAGAGTAAAAGAATTGAATGCTTGTGCAATAATTTATTATGAAAGTCTATACTGTATCTGATGCCTCTCTTATGTAATTGTCAGAATCCAGATTACCATGGCTTCTCCAGTGACCCTGTGGTGGATGAGTGGAACATGAGGTTGGGCTTCTTCTTTGGCATCTCAATGGCTCTTGTTATTGGAGGAACATTTATCCACTATTTACCAGACCACGGGTGAGTTCTCAGCTCCTCATCTTTTCATATCTGCTATCATTTTATCTTTCAAATATGGAATGATGTGTCTCATGCCACGGAGACGGTTCTGTTTAACTGTGCTTTTCAGTGTGACATTTTTTATatcaaagatgtttttttactttgattGTTGCCTATTTATTCATGCTTTTCAGCTTTTTGTGGTGGTCTTAAGCCCCAAGTGGCCACCCACCCGCCAGTCAAGCTggggtttattattattattaatgttgagTATCAAAAGtttctcttctttctgtctttcgCACTTCCTtattctttctctgtctttatcgtccctgtgtgtgtggctgtgtgttcATTCCAGCATGAGGCAGTGGGCCAGAAGGGAAGCGGAGCGTGTGATCCAGCTGAAAGAGAAGGAGGGTCTTCCCGTCATAGACGAGAACTACTACGACCCAAACAAGATTGTTCTGTCCACAGCTGGAGAGGAGTAGGATGTCCAACATCCACCTACTGTATTTCACGATTATTGTATTTCACTATGACagaataaatgatgtacttGTTGAATTGTGTAATTATTATGTGTGGACAATGACTTCTTGAGACAGCATTCTGAATGTTTCTGAATCATGAATTAAAGGTAAATCTGAAGTGATTGGAACCTTTTATTTAACTTTCAATGATCAGTGCTACAGGCACATTGTGGTCAGTACCCAAACAGAATTGAGGTTGATACCAGCCCTACAAATAACGGACACTCAAAATTCTTCTTGAACCCACTAATTGTTTAACACTTTAATGAAAATGATACACATCTACTCCAGCCCACATGAAGGTGAGGTTAAAAAACATTAACTTAatgttttcacttttgttttgtcaCATTTCCAAGTcaaatttgaacacaaacatctTTTGAAGAAAGTCTTCTTTTAAGTCATCCGGTCAATAACTTTATAAAATGCATTAGTTAAGCAATACATTATAATTGGCCATTAAGAAACCCTGTAATGATTACAATGGCAGTCACAAGATTAACCGGGTCTCCAGCACAATAAAACAGAAGGTGAAGTAGAACGGCAGAAGCTTTTCCTGCAACGACACTACCTGATTAGAAAAGTGGACATCAAATGAATAACCTATACCATGAAagaaatacagtatacatatctatatttatatcatGTCACCCCTTTATGTCACAGGCAATCAGAGCCCTCAGAAGATGCATTTTGCCTCTcaagtgtgtttctgtttagaTACTCTGTGGGAACCTAAAGTCAAGAAGTGTTTGTAAGTGCCCCATGTTAGTTGTCCTTTTTTCAgtttattcatccatccatccatgccaCATTGAAGCACTGTGGATGTTGTTGAAAGTTAAACAATTTTTTACAAATTTACCTAATTTAATTACCGATAAAACAAAAATAGGTAGGCTAATTGcacaagtatttatttttttatatgacaATGGGCATCGGATGTGTTATAAATGGCAATACCTTTTATCTTACAAATCACTTCAGCCAATAGTTATCTGCATGTTTCCTGTAAGAGAGACCTAACGCTGGTGTAAACACTCATATAATGTCCATTATTCTGTGAGTATTTGCAGTTTAACAACTCAGCACTGCGGCTAAAGCAGTcagtatacaaaaaaaaagaaaaagaatgatcataccaacaagtggacagtcagaaacaagtagtatttacatacaatgaaaagcataagaaaaataaattgtcaacaaTTGATGCTTTGATctacatattcgaaaaggagcgagaagaagtataaagttatttaatcccaccctttctccataaatcaattattaattattaaccagcttccttattgagccatacatatactctaattaaatcTTCCTAAATTTgtttaactataattattatttataatgattcttactataattattacctttaatctgtgtcatacagaaatattaagtaattactgatataattctccttatcaaaatataaatttgttatcaatccagaataccaattcattacttacatatttaacttaatcatattgaccatttgttatcttttcttatatgcgcaaattattatttataatatacaatttataatatacaatatgcacatgcaatacaacccgcaatatatacatacatacacacacacatacatacacatatacatatatatacatatacatatatacatcgCACATTGCACTACATGCGCACATTGCAtaccacatatactgtacataatacaTATTAGATTAAGCTTTTAGACTAAgttactggagttaccctgcactatactcatatttaaaagtctcttctgcactttttaatagtcgtgtatcacagctgttaccctgcactatattcagttttaacagttttcttcatctccttgtattttttatatctggtatatttttgtgtactttgcattactaactttttttactgcctttttactaacatgttttgcactatggaactgggatgctggaaacttgaatttccctcgggatcaataaagttactatctatctatctatctatatagacatatatacatatatacaatacacagcATCCGACCATGCATACATTATTCTTATACCCAAAATTAAATATCATTCAAATATCATTTTTTAGCACTATGTTagttaatgctgctgctgaattAGGCTAGAGGAGAcacacaaatgtccattattCTGTGAGTACTTGAACGCAGCAGAGGTACGTAGTTACAGTGCGCATGCGCACTGGACTGAAAGCGGAAAGCTGGCGGCAAGTTTAGCAGGCTGATCAGACTCATGTCCAGTGTTCAGTGAGTGGTGCAGGTCTGCAGGTCTGCGGTAACGTTGACAACTTAGCACTGCGGCTAAAGCATTCAGTATTAACTGGTAACTTCACCACTTAAGTGTGTGACAATTAAGCTGGAGCTACGAAGCCTTTTGACGTGTGTGCGTAACTTTTAGTTAGTTATTGCAGCTGCTGGTTTAAGCTCAGAGACTCACGATGACGTCACTAACTCTGGACGGAGTCACTGTGAAGTTCCCTTTCCCTCCATATGACTGTCAGAAGGACTACATGAGCAAAGTGATTGAGTGTCTGCAGAAGGTAATGTAATGAGTACTGTCATGGGTTATTATACCCGTTTTTGTAACGTTTCTCAGGTGGAAATCATTCACTGAAATTGGTGTAACGTTAACGTTACAGTTACTCTGTATGGACAGAGAGTTACATCATCTTGTACATTGTGATAGACGTATGATGGTGCTGCCTTTTCCATCAACTCTggattacttttttaaaaagtgtttacTCCCATAATAATATCACACTCAAACACTGCAGAGCACAACAAGATCTGCATGACCCAAATgcaaagtttgacattttatatcAATAACAGCAGCTTGGTGGATCAACAGGTCGCCAAAAGTGGCAGAATGATAAAGAATTTGATTTGTGAAACATCTTCCTTTTTCTGTCaggagttaaaggtcccatattataaaaaagtgagattttcatgttttgtttattataaagcaggcttaggtcctatataaatactgtg includes these proteins:
- the ndufb11 gene encoding NADH dehydrogenase [ubiquinone] 1 beta subcomplex subunit 11, mitochondrial, which encodes MLTRLSRFGPALPRLLSKPPARFVSQSKPSGAAGAPAVTELHGALEPAGHGEVSPYVKNPDYHGFSSDPVVDEWNMRLGFFFGISMALVIGGTFIHYLPDHGMRQWARREAERVIQLKEKEGLPVIDENYYDPNKIVLSTAGEE